The following proteins come from a genomic window of bacterium:
- a CDS encoding site-specific DNA-methyltransferase has translation MEKKKNTRTISVESLRHQDTRINIPTEELRDFVAEDEQAPETLLYPRDPSLDPQLVWKGKDEQDRTDLAVPVVPIYIQEKIHPQAIIEDLRRVKTGSRPAERQMRLFDDFNGIDFEQLIDFYHHEQHWSNRMILGDSLLVMASLAEKEGLKGKVQMIYIDPPYGIKFGSNWQVSTRKRDVKDGKPEDATRQPEQIRAFRDTWKLGIHSYLAYLRDRLVVARELLTETGSVFVQIGDENVHLVRCLLDEVFGGENFVSQIVFEKTGAKTSGLLDNVFDVLLFYAKNKDTVKYRQLYLTRDETTGLERYNYVELPTGESIKLTKAQLSGSDAIPQGRRWRDTSVLSQGESAGKTGEPICLAGKTYYPKPGRHWCTSKEGFNRLWQCRRVVEIGNLLQFRRFADDFPVVPLKNKWEATMIGTETTYVVQTATKVIERCILMTTDPGDLVLDPTCGSGTTAYVAEQWGRRWITIDTSRVALALARTRLMSARYSYYLLADSPEGSLKEAELTGKLPPPCRTSSDIRKGFVYKRVPHVTLKSIANNPEIDEIHSRFQAQSEPLRTGLNRLLGQSWEEWQIPREAGAQWPEEAQALHGGWWQLRRERQQAIDASIARHADRETLYDQPYEDSKRVRVTGPFTVESLSPHRVLSTDADADPPATEGTARRAAIDFATMVIENLHKAGVQNTRKNERLRFDCLSPFAGRWIQAAGEYTDADGKVRRAAVSIGPEHGTVGPYQVKEAAKEALQGVGFDLLVVCGFAFDAHAGETATEFSPQTKESSAGITAEQQRQYGKLQVLLARMNPDLAMGDELLKKTGAGNLFMIFGEPDVDIQPQQDGKSIIVKLKGVDIYDPTTGQIRSSSTDDIACWFIDTDYNGESFFVRHAYFSGADRPYDKLKRALRAEIDESAWLSLYSTTSRPFERPKSGKIAVKVINHYGDEVLKVYIL, from the coding sequence ATGGAAAAGAAAAAGAACACCCGAACGATTTCGGTTGAATCTCTGCGTCATCAGGATACGCGGATCAACATCCCCACCGAAGAGCTGCGCGATTTTGTGGCCGAGGATGAGCAGGCCCCTGAGACTCTGCTCTATCCCCGTGATCCGTCACTGGACCCGCAACTGGTGTGGAAAGGCAAGGATGAGCAGGACCGGACCGACCTGGCTGTGCCGGTTGTCCCTATCTATATCCAGGAGAAGATTCATCCACAGGCCATCATCGAAGACCTGCGGCGCGTAAAGACCGGCAGTCGCCCGGCTGAGCGGCAAATGCGCCTGTTCGATGATTTCAATGGCATCGACTTCGAGCAGTTGATTGACTTCTACCACCACGAGCAGCACTGGTCCAACCGCATGATCCTGGGCGATTCACTGCTGGTAATGGCCTCGCTGGCCGAAAAAGAAGGCTTAAAGGGCAAGGTGCAGATGATCTATATTGATCCGCCCTACGGGATCAAATTCGGCTCCAACTGGCAGGTAAGCACCAGAAAACGCGATGTGAAGGACGGCAAGCCAGAAGACGCCACCCGCCAGCCGGAACAGATCCGGGCTTTCCGCGATACCTGGAAGCTGGGAATTCACTCGTACCTGGCGTATTTGCGCGACCGGCTGGTAGTGGCGCGGGAGCTTCTGACCGAGACAGGCAGCGTGTTCGTGCAGATCGGGGATGAGAATGTACATCTGGTGCGGTGTCTGCTGGATGAGGTGTTTGGGGGGGAGAATTTTGTAAGTCAGATTGTCTTTGAGAAGACCGGAGCGAAGACGAGTGGCCTATTGGATAATGTTTTTGATGTGCTTCTCTTTTATGCAAAGAATAAAGATACTGTGAAATATCGTCAACTTTACTTAACCCGTGATGAAACCACTGGTCTTGAGCGCTATAACTATGTAGAGCTACCTACAGGCGAAAGCATTAAACTGACAAAAGCTCAACTCTCAGGCAGCGATGCGATTCCGCAAGGACGCCGATGGCGTGACACAAGTGTGCTATCACAAGGTGAATCAGCAGGCAAAACTGGAGAGCCTATTTGCCTTGCCGGTAAGACTTATTACCCAAAACCTGGCCGCCACTGGTGCACAAGCAAGGAGGGATTCAACAGGCTTTGGCAATGTAGGCGTGTAGTTGAAATCGGAAATCTATTGCAATTTAGGCGCTTTGCTGATGATTTTCCCGTTGTACCATTGAAAAATAAATGGGAGGCGACAATGATCGGCACGGAAACTACGTACGTCGTCCAGACCGCGACCAAAGTCATTGAGCGCTGCATCCTCATGACCACTGACCCTGGCGATCTGGTCCTCGACCCCACCTGCGGCAGCGGCACCACGGCATACGTTGCCGAGCAGTGGGGTCGGCGATGGATCACCATTGACACCAGCCGGGTGGCTCTGGCCCTGGCCCGTACGCGGCTCATGTCGGCCCGGTATTCCTACTACCTGCTGGCTGACTCACCCGAAGGCTCCCTCAAGGAAGCTGAATTGACCGGCAAGCTGCCGCCGCCTTGCAGGACTTCCAGCGACATCCGTAAGGGCTTTGTCTATAAGCGTGTTCCGCACGTCACGCTGAAATCGATAGCCAATAACCCGGAGATCGATGAGATCCATAGCCGCTTTCAGGCACAATCCGAGCCTCTGCGCACCGGGCTTAATCGCCTGCTTGGGCAATCCTGGGAGGAGTGGCAGATACCGCGCGAGGCCGGAGCGCAGTGGCCTGAAGAGGCCCAAGCCCTGCATGGCGGGTGGTGGCAGTTGCGCCGGGAGCGGCAACAGGCAATCGATGCTTCCATAGCCCGCCATGCTGACAGGGAAACGCTGTACGATCAGCCCTATGAAGACAGCAAGCGCGTTCGCGTCACCGGCCCATTCACGGTGGAGAGCCTGTCACCTCACCGCGTGCTCAGTACCGATGCCGATGCTGACCCTCCGGCCACCGAAGGTACCGCCCGTCGCGCCGCGATCGACTTTGCCACAATGGTTATTGAGAACCTGCACAAGGCCGGAGTGCAGAATACCCGGAAAAATGAGCGGCTCAGGTTCGATTGCCTCAGTCCTTTTGCCGGTAGATGGATCCAGGCAGCCGGAGAGTACACTGATGCCGACGGCAAGGTGAGGCGGGCAGCAGTTTCCATAGGCCCGGAGCATGGCACTGTCGGCCCGTATCAGGTGAAGGAAGCAGCCAAAGAGGCGCTGCAGGGGGTGGGTTTTGACCTGCTCGTCGTCTGCGGCTTCGCCTTTGATGCCCATGCCGGTGAAACGGCCACTGAGTTCAGCCCTCAAACAAAAGAGTCATCTGCGGGAATTACAGCCGAGCAGCAGCGACAGTATGGCAAGCTCCAGGTGCTCCTGGCCCGTATGAATCCCGATCTGGCTATGGGGGATGAATTGCTCAAGAAAACCGGCGCAGGCAACCTGTTCATGATTTTTGGCGAACCGGATGTAGACATTCAACCGCAGCAGGATGGAAAGTCCATCATAGTCAAGCTCAAAGGTGTGGATATATACGATCCCACAACCGGCCAGATCCGCAGCAGTTCAACCGATGATATCGCCTGCTGGTTTATAGACACCGACTATAACGGCGAAAGTTTTTTTGTCCGCCATGCTTACTTCAGCGGCGCTGATCGACCATACGACAAACTTAAGCGGGCCCTGCGGGCGGAAATCGACGAAAGCGCCTGGCTTTCGCTTTACAGCACG